GTGCATGCAGTGGAGCAATTGAAAGAGtcttaaataaattgaagCCAGATGTCAGTAAGTTAGATATATCTTTAGAATCACAAACTGTTGACGTATACACTACTTTGCCATATGAAACTATCTTGGAAAAAATCCAAAAGACTGGTAAGGAAGTGAAATCTGGTAAGACGTTATGATTTTATAGGAGATAAATTGTGTTATTGAAACCGAATTTGTCAAAATCTCATTACTTATACAATGCCTGTTATCTTTCGATTTGTGTAGCAAGTTCTCCATTCATCGCTGAATGTTcttgtatatatttattacagGCTTCTAAAGGGTCGCTTATCATAACCAAGAGtcataataaatatacttTCCTTATATGCTTAATACATTTTATATTGGCTAAGTAGTTTATTTAATCTATTTatcataatattattattgctGGCTAATTATTTATCACTATGAGAATTATTACTCAGCCTAATAAAATCAGGTTATGAGATCGAAAAAGTTTCAGTTATAAATTCATTCGATGGACTGATTTGATGTATCTTAGAAGTTGATGTGATTCAGCGAAGTATATTAATTGGCTATGATATTCAACATATTTATGTATCTACTTACGTGATACTGCAACATCGTAATTATTAAGCTCATACATAAAGATTATCTCAATACATAGAAATGGATGAATTTGATGAGGTACTGAAACTGGAAGAACGGTTCTATAAAGAAGGTTTCGAAGAAGGAAGGAGAGAGAACTTACAacataattatatagaaGGTAAGCAGTTTGGGCTACAAGTTGGATTTCAAAGGTTTATATTAATAGGTCAAATGTTAGGTATATGCAATGTGTTGACTGCAAGATATTCAACTAATGCTGCATTAATGAAGAGTGTCGAATCTGTTCGTAAACTTATTGAGTCAATTAAGTTTGACAATGATGCTGAAAATGTTGAGAATTATGAAGTGACTGTGgtgaaattaaagaataaatttCGTATAATACTGCTGGCACTACAGAGACAACTCAAAGGGAAAAAACGAACCGAGGTAATGAATTATGATAAAGTGGAAGAGATTACAAGAATCATAGCAGGTGAAGTAATTGGAtttaatgaagatgaagataccactaaacaatttttagcacaagataaaaaaacagAATGGTAATTCTCAGAAATCATGACGTGAGATTTTAACTACTTTTACATAAAATTTACACAATCTATCAAAAACCAATTTTCTTCTACATCTCTTTCATCATGGAATTTTACAATCacatattcatttttaaagtaAGTGTTCTTCCAATATTGCATTTTCATAAGAGGTGTGTAAGTCATGgatttcatcaatttttttaaccATTTGAATCCccatattttatttttataattattaataatatcatgTTGTGTAACACTCTCATCTATTATGAGgctttcaatttttaacCGTGTTAGTTGGTAAACATCATCCACACCTTTATTTTCAAGTTGCTGTACCATTTCagtaataaattgaataacattaacaatatatttttcaatttcttctgttTTATGCttcattttaaatgaatttagATTACTTAAAGTCTCTAGCAATGTATCATCTttagttaaaaaatattgtaatttctGTAAAGCATCTCCTAGTAGATATCTTTTCTTATCTTTATTCATCTCCGCAACCTTCATTTTTGACCTTTGCATCTGCTCCTGTTTTATTTTCGCAGTCTTCTCTGGGTTCTTGAAGTCATCAATCCATTTATCTTGCTCCTCTAACTCATCCTTTTTTCTATCTGAAAATTCAAGATAGTTTCCATCTGCATCAAATACACCATTTTCCTTTTCATAATCGACATTGAACGCTTCGATTGGAACATCGTTGTCATTGTCGTTATCACCCTCTTCGTTCCCAGCTAGATTTGTAAATTTTGTTCTATCTTCTTCAGGAACTTCTACAATATTTTCCCTCTCAAATGCTTCCATATCCATGATTGCTATACCATTAGAAGTTCCATGTGCTTTAGAGCTCAAGCTTTCAGAGATATTATGGTCTGGAGCATCGTCATTTTGAttctcttttttcaattggtCATCATCACTGACAGAAAAAACAGAAGAATCACTGCTATAACCTTCTATTTCAAGTGTATTTCTATTAGATGAATATCTTGGTTTTTTACTCCTTATGTCATATAAATCCTCCCCATTGATATTGTCACCATCTTCATTGGTAGctgatttttcattatgCTTTCTCTTAATTCGGAGTGGGTCAGTTTTATCAAATGTGTATCCTTGCATTATATTACTATATATCTGACATTCTCTATGATCTTTGGTTCGATATCATTTTATCAATAGGTAAGAAGTCTAATGAGATCCAGTATTTACcgtttatatatatcttaatTTCAGTATGTAGACTTGATTTCCTttgtaattgaaaaatgcCGTTCATTATGACACATATATGATGTTATGTATCTGAATTACAAGTTTATAATATAGTTAGGTTATATTGTTACAATAATTGTGAGCTAGCTAGTTTAACTCAATCATGGATATTACTAAAATATTCACCAATCTCAAAACCCACTGAGTCAGAAATATCTTTGATAGTTTCCCAAGTAACATTTACTTTCCATTTCAATTTGTGTGCCAGAAagtcaatatttttatttgaagtaGTTGAAATCAGTTTCAAAGTGTGCAATTCTGCTAAATTCTGAAACACTTCTATGTTTGCACTAGTTGGTCTTCGCCAGCGTAGAGTCTCTAATGTACCATTTTCTATTGAATTGTTTTCAGTTGGGTAaatagattgaaatattgcAAGCAAACGTTCTAAAGTAAATAAACTTGGATTCAAATAACGTGGGTTTACATCCATTTTTTTCCTTCTACCATATGCATTTCTACCGGTTCTCAAATGTGACTTCCTAGAGAAATTACTTCCATCATATCTAAAATGTAAATAAGACCCAAAATATGCTGAAATTAAtagatattttgaaatggTTGATAATTCATAACTAGTAGCGATAGTACTTGTGAattcatcttttttttcttcctcTAACTCATCTGTCAAGGATTCGTTTGTGtgtagaaatattttaatgctGCTTCTGTATAGATTAATAGGcgaaaaaatattttctttagtAATGTATGACACATACTCTTCCCACTTGGAATCCATCATTTCGCTCAGAACGCTTATGTCATTACCTGTATAAGGTTGAAATGCTTGAATAATTAgtctaataaaatttaacgCCAAATTATTGGATTGTGATTCGGAGATATTTGTAATTGCGTTCCCctttaaaacatttaaataacAATCTGAGTTAACCAACTCTTTTATCTTAATCTTTTCTAGAATATCAGAAACTTGCTTTAAAGTATAccttgaaaatattattgtagGAATTAAATTAGTAGCGTATCTCTCCAAAAAACTTGATTCTTTTACAgtgtatattattttcagataaaattttgattgtGGAGGAAGTAGTTCATGTAGAGCAAGCATCTTCAAGAAAATAGATGCGTCTAAGTCTTGAAGACTATCCAAACCATCGATAATCAGAAATATGTTATTCACTTTATCAGTATGTTTAGAATATTccataaatattttttctaaaaatttttgtaattgatGCGGACCCTCAACCTCTAGGTAGTCGAACTCCTCAATATCAGCTTTAGGAAGCAAAATTCGCAATTTCTGTTGTATTGTTCTGGCAACCGCCTGTAAAAGTGGCTTCCATGAAACCAATTCAATGGGTCTTAACCAACcgttaatatattcaaaacgATTAAAGAACTTCTCCAAAACAAAAGTCTTCCCAGTGCTACTAGCACCttgtattattaaatttggtGGTGTCAAATCTGGATCATTCTGGATAAAAGAAGACAATGCACTTATTTGGTAATCACGGTGAAAAACACCTGATGACCATTCTTCAGTTTCAGACATGCTGGAGAAACGGTATTTATATTTCCTTTTCCACCAGAATTCAgtaaattaaaagaaatacgTACCACTCAATGGGTCATAAAACGTATTTGTGACAAAATATACCACCTTTTGAACCctctattttattaataacaGTGAAGttaatatatgtattttattaaagCATTGGCTcaaagttttaaaattcGATGTTTATACGATAACGTTACCCGAATATTCGTACTCTGACACGAAGGTGACGTGAAATCGACTGTGACAGTAAATGATAGACGGGAAGTTGTATCTGAGAGTTCTTATTCTACTATATATGTCTATTTGTCACactatataaattttattgaactACTTCTGTGATTGCCGATGTCAATCTAATGAAGTTGTAATGATTGGCGACTTGATTATAAATCTTTACTTTTTGCAACAATTCGGCTTGGGAGATTGTGTTAATCCAATTACCAGAGCAAGGACAATGCTCTGACattaaatcttttttcACACGTCTGCATTTGACACAACGTGGATCTTGGGTATAGTATGCTTCAAAGTCGCTCACCAACATTTGAATTAAGTGGtcttcaaa
The sequence above is drawn from the Tetrapisispora phaffii CBS 4417 chromosome 2, complete genome genome and encodes:
- the ATX1 gene encoding copper metallochaperone ATX1 (similar to Saccharomyces cerevisiae ATX1 (YNL259C); ancestral locus Anc_1.98); this encodes MSTNHYQFNVAMTCSACSGAIERVLNKLKPDVSKLDISLESQTVDVYTTLPYETILEKIQKTGKEVKSGKTL
- the LTO1 gene encoding ribosome biosynthesis protein LTO1 (similar to Saccharomyces cerevisiae YNL260C; ancestral locus Anc_1.97) translates to MDEFDEVLKLEERFYKEGFEEGRRENLQHNYIEGKQFGLQVGFQRFILIGQMLGICNVLTARYSTNAALMKSVESVRKLIESIKFDNDAENVENYEVTVVKLKNKFRIILLALQRQLKGKKRTEVMNYDKVEEITRIIAGEVIGFNEDEDTTKQFLAQDKKTEW
- the ORC5 gene encoding origin recognition complex subunit 5 (similar to Saccharomyces cerevisiae ORC5 (YNL261W); ancestral locus Anc_1.95), translating into MSETEEWSSGVFHRDYQISALSSFIQNDPDLTPPNLIIQGASSTGKTFVLEKFFNRFEYINGWLRPIELVSWKPLLQAVARTIQQKLRILLPKADIEEFDYLEVEGPHQLQKFLEKIFMEYSKHTDKVNNIFLIIDGLDSLQDLDASIFLKMLALHELLPPQSKFYLKIIYTVKESSFLERYATNLIPTIIFSRYTLKQVSDILEKIKIKELVNSDCYLNVLKGNAITNISESQSNNLALNFIRLIIQAFQPYTGNDISVLSEMMDSKWEEYVSYITKENIFSPINLYRSSIKIFLHTNESLTDELEEEKKDEFTSTIATSYELSTISKYLLISAYFGSYLHFRYDGSNFSRKSHLRTGRNAYGRRKKMDVNPRYLNPSLFTLERLLAIFQSIYPTENNSIENGTLETLRWRRPTSANIEVFQNLAELHTLKLISTTSNKNIDFLAHKLKWKVNVTWETIKDISDSVGFEIGEYFSNIHD
- the LIN1 gene encoding U5 snRNP complex subunit LIN1 (similar to Saccharomyces cerevisiae LIN1 (YHR156C); ancestral locus Anc_1.96) — protein: MQGYTFDKTDPLRIKRKHNEKSATNEDGDNINGEDLYDIRSKKPRYSSNRNTLEIEGYSSDSSVFSVSDDDQLKKENQNDDAPDHNISESLSSKAHGTSNGIAIMDMEAFERENIVEVPEEDRTKFTNLAGNEEGDNDNDNDVPIEAFNVDYEKENGVFDADGNYLEFSDRKKDELEEQDKWIDDFKNPEKTAKIKQEQMQRSKMKVAEMNKDKKRYLLGDALQKLQYFLTKDDTLLETLSNLNSFKMKHKTEEIEKYIVNVIQFITEMVQQLENKGVDDVYQLTRLKIESLIIDESVTQHDIINNYKNKIWGFKWLKKLMKSMTYTPLMKMQYWKNTYFKNEYVIVKFHDERDVEENWFLIDCVNFM